The genomic segment ACTTTCCTATCAGCACCCCCAGCTTTCTCACAGGACTCTTCTTGGGCTTGTCTGTCTTCCTTTGAATATTTACAATGGCTTGCATCCTTGGATGTAACAAAGGCCTCTGGCATAGGGCTCAGGCCTTCACTCACACCTGGCCTCTCATGTTCTTCATCTTCAGCAAGACAGAGCTGGGCTGTTGCCTGCACTAAGGTTTCTGCCTCCCCTGTCATATCACTGGGGTCTGATGAAGGACAGGGACACCGAGCCTCTGGGCCAGGGACTGAGGTGTTATCACAGGAAGTATCACAGGTAATGGCAGTGTCAGCCTGGGATTGAGCAGAGTTGCCAGAACTGGGCATATAAGAGGTCTGGGCAGCTTCTGGAGGAATAGAACCACAGGAACAGGCAATAGTCTTGATTCTGGTCATGGGCTGCTGGGAGCGAGGGTGATGAGAATGTGCATGATCCTGAGAATGTGGgagtggagggggtgggggaataCGAGCAGGATGATGGCGAGTCTCATCTCCACTGTCACTGTCATGGAGAGGAGCTTGCTGTGAGTGGCGGGGCTGGTGAGgacgggggtggtggtggtgacggcggctCCTGCGCCTGGCACGGGGTCGGTCCTCTCCTGATGCAGTGAGCCGGGCAAGAAATCTTTCACTCTGGCGCTCTTGTCGAGCACGAGTACGGGAGCTCCGGCTCTTACCAGTGCGTTCTCGCTTGCGATGGTCATGGGATTTCTTGCTTGGGGCACCAAGAGAACCTAACTCAGGAGGAACCATCCGACATGAAGGATGATTTGCATAAAACTTCTGGACAAAATCTGAGGTGAAGGCAGCTCGGCCATAAGCAGAACTGGGTGGTGTTTCAGCAGCTAATGCTGGAGCAGCAGAAGGATCTGGCTCATCCATGGAACAAAGGGCTTTTTCCAGAGCTGCTAACTCAGCACATGTCATTGTCCACAGCAACTCTCGGATCTTGGTCAGCAGAGTCTTGGGTAAcataaatggtaaaaaaaaaaagagagagccTTAAGTCAACTACCTATAATTTTGAAAATTATAGCAAAGATCTTTAATGTAACAAATCCTTATTTCTTAAAATACAAGACAAATTTTCAAACTCCTTCATTTTGGTAAAGTAAACATCCATTAGCAATAGAAAAATCCTATGACCACAACATGTAACCCAATATGTATTCAACAATTTTactcatgaaaaataaaatttttcaaGTAAAATAGAGTACTGCATGGATCATCATCAAATGCATTCACTATATCATGATTAGTTATTTTCTTAAGTAAAATCTGAAATGTTATGAAAACACAACTAGAGACCCTGAGCAATCTACTGATAAGCCCAACACTTACCCTGAAAGGCCGGAAGAGCTCTGAGAGGGAACGTGGCTCACGGTCAAGGTTGAGGGGTCCATCAGGAAACATGACAAGCCCTGCCACAATGGCCAAGCGAGGGATGGTGAACATGAGGGCTGGATCATAGTCATCTACCTGGTCTTGAGTTGCAAGACCTAACTTCAAGGCTCtgcaggaaaataatgaagtagTTAGAAGAATGATGAATTAAATTAATTGTATATGATCACTCTGAAtgtggggaagggaagacatGACTATGTATTAACATGTTTTAGAATTAATGGATAGTTAATGAATCCTGcaatctcctcttttctctgtaatatgaatgaaaacaaagttCCTATATTTAATACAAGTCCTCAACTGATGCtattttctcacctttcttaTTGTAAAAATTCTtcagataagaaaaataaagaattgatGAGACAGTAAATGAGTAGATGAAGAGTTTTACATAAATATccataagaaagaagagggcaACTATGTAAATCAAGGTGATACATGCCCACCAACCCCACTCACCTCTGGACAGTTTCTGaaaacagcaccaccacactttGCTGCACATCATGCTCCTCCACACTCTTCACTGGGACCATTGCACTTACATAGTTTAGTTCAAATTCAGCAAACAAGCGGTCAAATATCTTGAGGCTTTCTCTGATCTTTTCTGTGTATTCAGGCACTGGCTTGAGGCActgggaagaaaagataagtgTAAAATTTGGCAGAAGAATAAACTGTACAACATTTATGCACTATCATAAAAAAAGGTAAGTGTAAAATTTGGCAGAAGAATAAACTGTACAACATTTATGCATTATCATAATCTTGTAAGTGTCTAGTAAGTCATGTGAAAACATTCCCATATGAGTAAACCAAGCTATATTTTTATTGACATAAATTAAAATATTCATCACCAAGAATTTTATGCTTCCTTAcgacaaaactgaaaaaaaaaaatctaaatggCACAACTGAGATAGCAACATCTGAATGAAGTGTTAAAAGTTGactgaaataaaaagacagtgATCTGTTGCAAAGTACTGATGTCTAacattttagtttattttcaaGACCCGAACCTTCTCAGTCCTGCTCAGTGCTGCAATAAGGATTCATTGAAGACAATAGCAGATGTGCTCTAACCAAAAATTTCcccaaaaatacatgaaaaataaatgtcatAAAGTATTTTTCAGATAATGCCAACCATCCACTTAAGACGATTAAGTGAGAAGGAAAACCATGAATAAATAACTTTTGTTACATCTATCCTATTATCAATAAATTTACCACCAGCAATGCTATAGTATTTTTAACTCACCTGTTCCCGTAGTAAATTCCTGACCGTTTCGATGGttttggtaacagccttggcaAGTGGTCTCATTTGAGAGCTCTCTGCTTCCCTGTTCATGATGCTGCTTCCAGCTGCAAGGCACTGAAAAAGGGCTCATACCAATCATTACTGTGCCCTGACACTTACAGAGGTATGTATGTGAATGCAATACAAAGAGAGAACATTTGCTTCTCATTTAAATTCCATCCTTATTTTACttcagctgctgctgcttctgctataAACCAACACTACATTTTCTTCATGCTTGGACATGTCCATATGAGCCCCAGACATCACCCTTACCTCAGCTCCAAACCACAGCTGACCAGCAAGGTTTTCCTGCATCACATCATCAGGAAACTTGACACGGAAGTCTCTTGCAGCACGTTCACTGGGGATAACTTCATCCATCATCTCTATGCAGATGTTGAGTACCTGCAAACACAAAAGAATGATCATAACAGCTATCATCACAGATAGCCATCATGAACCTACGTACTTTCCATTACTCTGCACTTTTACTCTGCACTTTTACTCTGCAACTTTTCTTCATGTCAAGTTATTCCaacatttcattttgaaaagcATCACTGAAAAAAAGTCTTATAATACCAAGATATACATCAAACAATCATGTGCAACTTGTATTCTAACCATTTCCTCTTgcaaaagaaatgatgaatCTTGATGCATAACACATCCATCTTACATGGATCCTCTCACATATATCATTCATATACTCTACTTCTCAAATAAGGTTCAACAGTCACTCATTTCTTGCTTATTCATCTCACTTCTATTGCACAGCACCACATATCCCAACCTCCATTGATGTCCATTTTCTCAAAACTCTTCTACTACactacacttctctctctctctctctctctctctctctctctctctctctctctctctctctctctctctctctctctctctcttatacacaaTTCATCCATTTTAGttgtagtattaatagtaatagtggtaatagtattgACAAACTACAAGCCATCATCATGAGTGACTTCCTTCCCTGCAGAGTATTTCAGAACCTGAATCACAGCAGCCATTCACCTTTTCTTTGTCTGAATCCTGAGTATCACAACCTGTCAAAACTCAAGGAGGCATTGTCATATCactaagaggaagggagggagctgAGCTATCACCAGGGCTGATAGTATACATGTTATCAGGTGGTACTGATGTATGTATGTTGCCATGTTGCTTTCACAGATTATTTTCAATCCATAGTGAGCCAGCTACTTATGTAAAGCATAGTGTGACTCAGACACCCTCAGCCCACAActtcataatgaaaaaaaagaaaaggaaacaagaaactTACTTGAGATAGAATGTAGGTGAAGTAACTAatctgatggtggtgttgattaGTTAGTGTGTGAAGAGGACAGGGATAGTGTGATGTAGGGGCaatatgtgtgtatgcataaaacaacaataatgatgatgatgatgatgatgatgatgatgatgatgatgatgatgataattaatgGTTTACTTGATACACCTTATTTCATCATAATGGAACTAATCCATCACTAGTACAATGAATAGCAATTAATGAAGCATGATGCCTCACCCTGTCCTGACAGTGCCTCAGCTGGTTAACAAGAGCAGTGCACCGCTCCGGGTCCTTCCGGCCATCAAAGCTATCCAGCTCAGCTGCCACAAGGTTGAGTTCCTCATCGGCAAAGTAAAACTGTGCCATGAGGGAGCGGTCATCTTTCTGCAAAAAGGAAGCAAACACAAAGATCAAAGATGAGTTAATTATACAATCACACTCAAAGACTGGACTTTGCAGTCTCTGAAGAAGAGTAATGCTTGCTCAAAACAAAGCAGACAGATACaattatttgagtgtttttatgtgcCACCTATCTCACACAGCTAAAGAGGTATTTCACAGCAAATAAATGCAGATGATGGAATTTTCTGAGTAAattttctattatcattattgtcaatACCATTAAAATTTTCAACACTTAGCTCATGCTGTCTTGCCAAGATTTCTCTCTACCATTTGGAATTacaaaacaatatatttttacAATATACTTTTCAAACATCTTGGCTTTTCTCACATATTAAATGAAAAGAACTACTTTAATCCTCCACATATTATGGATAAGTATATTTTGCAGTTAGAAATTGCAATCTCAACTGGATATTTTAGAGCAATAAGAGCCAGCATGACATCTATGATACTCAGCAATTTTCACTCAACAACAAAACATATCCAATACAAAGATGGCAACACTGCCACCTGCTGTAATGATCAGATTTCTAATTGGATACTATAAACTTCCTATGCAATACACAGATCCTTCAAGGACATCAAGTTTTCCTGCAGAATAAATATACTGCTACCAGCTGAATGCTGCTGTTTTACACTCTTACTTGAACCCAATGACATGGGGCAGTGAAAATCAGCACCAATTCTAGGTGTCATTATAGATGATAATCATGGCAATATATGTTGCAGATCCCCTCTTGATCCACCCTTCTAAACATATAAAGGGAATTCTATACAAAATTACAAGAGGATCTGCAACACTGATAGCATTTCAGAAGGAAGCTCACAGTTCACATTGGTTCAAACTCCTGACTTCATGGAAAATTATTTGGTGAAGCACGAAAGATGAAATTACTAGATGAGATTTTTTGTTACTGAAAGTGACACCAGCATATACATGATAGAGGAAAATTAACTATAAACATTGGAAACCACCaggtttcctttcccttcagcaGTACATATTTGTATGGGAGTGTGCTCTGTACACTGTGAAGTGTACACATAATTAACAGCATACTTCAAACCATGGGTTTCAAGGTCAATAATCAACATATAAAGATTagtttcattcatttacttattataatcatcactattattattattacataattttttatttatttacttattattttttctcattatgaACCAACTACAGTTCTCTGTTCTTTGTTTGCTATTACAAGCTGATTTTGCATGTAGGACTGTTATATACTAGCTGCTATGAAAGGCAGGAAACATTCCTGTTACAGCTGTTCTTCTATACTTCTTGTCACATAATAATATTATGATGTGAATGTCCATGACAGACCGATACCAGTGGCCACAGCTCAGCTGTAGTGGTGCCATACATGCAAATATGGCAAAGGTAAACATATACATAATCAAAATGTAAATGATCCCCACAGCATAATATTCTCTACTGCAATACAAAGAAACTGAGCTCAAAATAACTCTCTCTAGTCTTGCTGGTCATGACACAATTCATTTCATGCCACATGTGACTCAACATTGCTatagataaagacagacaaatcatcatcttcagcctaAAAGATTCCACTACAGGACAAAGCCTTCCCAAATGGTTAGCTGGGATCAGGATTCTGATTAAGCCAAATGACATTCAACATTGGTTTATAGCATGTTGGCAGGGGACCAACAATATGAAAGGATACAAAACACAAGCTGCCTCTGCCCACCACATGATCTCCATGCATAAGGATTATGCATGGATTATGCATACCAAGCATAAGAAACATCAAACGAGGAGCATCTTTAAGTAAATCTATTCCCATGAACacagactaagaggcgacttaatacaggtgtttaaaatcatcaaaggcattgataacatggactgcagtaaatatttcatgatagactcttcaaattacacacAAGGAAACAGTTGCAAAATTATTGGGAAATCTTTCCTCATTAATCAAAAAATCACTTCTTCCACCaagtagtaaatctatggattgggcttcctcgagacgtgatagactgcaacaccatACAGACTTTTAAATgctgtcttgataaatattttgcctaCAATCTGAGGCTAACagcttttgtttgttagtgattaatttccttgccttcaggaaatgagacacctcatttcatctattttctttctttcctataaaatttccttcaagttttccttctctaactctGTAAAGTACTTCTTTCCaacctgttttcctgtacagCTTATgccagagggagtggagggtgggctttcctgtcctttacttctactatcaccttagtagtcctaggtcaggtcacctttAGAGGATCGCAAgatctgttgtggcctgtttttctatataactCTATGTAAggatgatcaccaccaccagggagtGACATACAACTACCCTACACAGGAATCATCATTCCACCAAGAAAAACAGGCTATGTAGTTCTATTCTGAAATGCTGTTAGTTTTAACAAAAGCTTAGTGGCACTTTTTGTGGGTGTTTACTTCACCAGAAATATACTGGCAGACAACCACACAATGGCAGACAACCACAAGCCTGGGTCAAaagacacacactctctctctctctctctctctctctctctctctctctctctctctctctctctctctctctctctctctctctctctctcaagttttctAGTTTCTAACTGCATGATGCCCAAAAGGACAAGACATTAATGTCAGTGACCATTTACTTTTAGATTcaagattactctctctctctctctctctctctctctctctctctctcacacacacacacacacaaaatttaaTCATCCCCTGTGCTTGCTGCGCAGTAGGATGATACATTAATGTCAGAGataatttatataaagaattaaTGATTACTATTCCTAAAATTATGAATACTGTACACCATACATCAAATCTCATAACATGAAAGCTGGGTACAGACACTGAAGAAactactgctatttctactattactattattacaactactaatactatacacacacacacacacacacacacacacacacacacacacacacaataaataaattaaaaggtatatgaaataaactaataaataactaacctaaccaaacataatctAAATACTtgagaacaaaatgaggaaatggaaaaCCACACTTAGCATTACCTCCAGACATCAAACCAAGGCAGTCATTGCATATTCTTCTTACCAAAGTACATTTTAGTTATAATCACCTCTTAATAAAAAGCTCTTTACATTCCTAAATGCTGATCTCCTTACTTTATAATCAAAATCCTAATACTTAAAACATGTTCAGCTATCAAAGACCAATATCAACACacagcaacagagagagagagagagagagagagagagagagagagagagagagagagagagagagagagagagagagagagagagagagagagagagagagagagagagagagagagagagagagagagagaggacaaagcaTCTCTGTGTGAAGTAAAGCAAAGAGATCATGATGAATAAGCACATTCTTCCAAGCTTGTGGTGTCCTTCTGACCACTGCTACCCCAGCTACGCATAAACCACCCCCAATTATTGTCCCCACAACCACACTGCCCACCTATGGTTAagacctttctcttcctgtggTCTTCCATTTGTTGTGTAGCTCTGTGAGATGCAACAAGCAAGGTGATGCCAACTCATCTTAACCTCTTAACCTAGCAAGAAATGCCCAGTaagtgtgcagagagagagagagagagagagagagagagagagagagagagagagagagagagagagagagagagagagagagagagagagagagagagagagagagagagagagagagagagagagagagagagagaggaaagaaggaaaaggaagaaaagaaaaggaagaaaagaagggaaaggaagaaaagaagaaaggaagaaaagaaggaaagaaagaaagaaagaaagaaaaagagaaagagggaaagaatgaatgatgccattcagacagacagacagacagacagacagccagggaATGGCACCAGGTGTGGGATGGGTAGGGCAGTGGGCAGAACAAACAAGGAAGACTTCCTGGCCCCAAACTGCTGAGTCAAAGTCAACATACCACTTATATAAGGAAGTCCTCACTTCCTGCAGATCATTATGAGGAAGAACacattcctttccttataaATCTTTATCTTAATATTCATGACAATTTTGCACAGTGCTATactgcattatttatttatttttacttatttatttgtttttttttaagctaaaGAGATTTGATGAAAAAtgtatttgatgtattttttatttaaatgcTTTCTTCAGAAACTGCTATTATTGCACTTGTGCTTCATTAAATTTGCATCAGAAGTTGAACagctaaaataaaaatgttaatgaaaTTTCTACAAAGCTCTTTTTACAAGTAATACAATAAGTTTTGTTGCAACAATTATTCATCATGGTAAAATGAAGTCCCATGCATGGGAAAGCCACAGAGTGAGCTTAGTGGTTACATGGTCCACTTCACAGGCCACTCATGCTGCCCTCCCCACTGAGATCTCTCTGTTCATCCTGTGTGCTACACAACACTCATGAGGACTGTTGGGCAAATATGCTTATTAATGAGTTACGTGGGAGGACTTTCCTGTCTCAAAGCATGCTATTAGTGAAACATAATCACCCAAGTAAAGAAATTTTGGCAAACAACTTCCTGCACCTCAAGTCAGCCAGTATATATTCTAATTATTTAAAAGAGATAGCACAAGTCAACATTACCACTTAACAAAAAGATTAGCACATGTTAACTGCAAAGTTGCTTGACAGAGAAGGAGTCTGTTTTTTATGTGTCTCTGATGAACACCTTAGACCTGTCTAAGAAACGTCTCAATCTTTTTCCTAGATCCATGGCCTCACTGGTGCCCTCAGGAGGCCTTAACACCACATACTGGCTGTGTTTATGCCCTAAAATCTACCACTGATCATACACTTTCCACCACTCAGTAAGTAAGTAGTTACCTACACCTGTAGCCTCTGAAAAATGACAATTCTCCCAAATAATGGAGGCTTATGTAAGATTACCAAAGtaacatatttacttttttttctaaaggaCACACATTTTCactcttttataatttttcatatgTTCATTTTGAGGCACAAGACAAAGCACTAGTAACAAAGTACACATGAATCTTCCAAACTTTGCCTTGAAATACATtgaaacacacaaatatacctTCATTAATCATCAAGATTTAAAAGTTCCATATCACATTACATAAGACCACCTGCTTCAGGCCCATGCCACAAGTAACACTCCATTAACAATGCCCCTGGTATGCATAGGCCTATACAGGATTAATTTTCATGACAGACTTATTTGTACTTTGGAAAATTTGACCCTGGTTGATTCTGGCCATTTCCTGGTTACCTTTCACCAATTGTAATCATTCTAGGTTGGGTCTCTCTACACATGCAATGAATTCAATATGATGATTTTGCCATACCAGTATCTAAGTGTGCCAAGGAGAGAATGTGTCTGCATTCTAAATTTTTCTAGAGCTTTTTACTTTGACACCACTTAAAACATATCACGCATAACGTTATGTAATGATTTTCACTGACGGTGGAGGCTCACTGGCCTGGTATGTGTACATTTGAGCTCCCCCATATTTTCTGTCTGACCCGCCTCACGTCACCGTCACACGGGTCAGGTGACACAAGGGCCGCGGGCTCATGTGTACCAGGTGCCCGTGTCAAATGGAATATTTTTGAGAACCAGGAATAAGCAACGAGATAAAACATTGCTGAAGGTTAAACTAATAAAAGAAAGGTTGTAAACAAAGTTTACACATCCACAACAAAGGCCTACTCCAGGCCTACCTACTCCTGGGCTGGCCTGACCTGGGAGGCTAAGCGCCCCTCAACGAGTAACATCCACAGGGGCTTCCCTCACGCCAAGCAATCCCCTTCACACCCAGCAGGCAATGACAGGCCTAATGAGCCACCAGTAATTACAGGCTGTGTCAAAGCCTGGCACAACGACACACGGAAATAAATCTCCCAAGGCCAAACTTCCCCagctttctctgtctgtcaataatACTTCCCCCACCACTCACCCGGGGTCTGTAGAACCACCTTCTCAGAGAATTCATAGTTATGGTCCATGCATA from the Scylla paramamosain isolate STU-SP2022 chromosome 17, ASM3559412v1, whole genome shotgun sequence genome contains:
- the LOC135108388 gene encoding lateral signaling target protein 2 homolog isoform X2, which gives rise to MNSLRRWFYRPRKDDRSLMAQFYFADEELNLVAAELDSFDGRKDPERCTALVNQLRHCQDRVLNICIEMMDEVIPSERAARDFRVKFPDDVMQENLAGQLWFGAECLAAGSSIMNREAESSQMRPLAKAVTKTIETVRNLLREQCLKPVPEYTEKIRESLKIFDRLFAEFELNYVSAMVPVKSVEEHDVQQSVVVLFSETVQRALKLGLATQDQVDDYDPALMFTIPRLAIVAGLVMFPDGPLNLDREPRSLSELFRPFRTLLTKIRELLWTMTCAELAALEKALCSMDEPDPSAAPALAAETPPSSAYGRAAFTSDFVQKFYANHPSCRMVPPELGSLGAPSKKSHDHRKRERTGKSRSSRTRARQERQSERFLARLTASGEDRPRARRRSRRHHHHPRPHQPRHSQQAPLHDSDSGDETRHHPARIPPPPPLPHSQDHAHSHHPRSQQPMTRIKTIACSCGSIPPEAAQTSYMPSSGNSAQSQADTAITCDTSCDNTSVPGPEARCPCPSSDPSDMTGEAETLVQATAQLCLAEDEEHERPGVSEGLSPMPEAFVTSKDASHCKYSKEDRQAQEESCEKAGGADRKVHKEESPGTPQRTADPNTPESGRCSSGSTSPYNSGAEDDEEVALALQAAEVAATWRARARFTDTQDLIHRLFVCISGVADQLQTNYASDLRKILKCVFLINQSPLEEPPPPPKSLHCPEENEEEEEEEEEEEKHNWSASSPVHSYGEEEEGMEGHSLEGNDSERLSVESAEDALVVIGSPERHHTATSTNSLSSPSDHYHNHHPEEYSPHSSPPLSPSSSLPLLPPLPPPPPPPLPHSSMDTAGDYDTTPPSPSLSSFPPPQYFSHRHHHPNHHLLSHLPPPTSPTDIPSLSANPEAMVSQAASPPLVCPPSVQVPAAIFNDHALMQFSEASIPPNVELLPPAQVQYAESFGVIPEPFSRSAQEQQLINEGGPLGERESGRRRGPRVQEPPPWVPDQQAPRCMACGASFTMVRRRHHCRNCGKVFCAQCSQHAVPLPHYGIWKAVRVCNVCFLYYVTFTTDSTTTTTSSS
- the LOC135108388 gene encoding lateral signaling target protein 2 homolog isoform X1 — its product is MNSLRRWFYRPRKDDRSLMAQFYFADEELNLVAAELDSFDGRKDPERCTALVNQLRHCQDRVLNICIEMMDEVIPSERAARDFRVKFPDDVMQENLAGQLWFGAECLAAGSSIMNREAESSQMRPLAKAVTKTIETVRNLLREQCLKPVPEYTEKIRESLKIFDRLFAEFELNYVSAMVPVKSVEEHDVQQSVVVLFSETVQRALKLGLATQDQVDDYDPALMFTIPRLAIVAGLVMFPDGPLNLDREPRSLSELFRPFRTLLTKIRELLWTMTCAELAALEKALCSMDEPDPSAAPALAAETPPSSAYGRAAFTSDFVQKFYANHPSCRMVPPELGSLGAPSKKSHDHRKRERTGKSRSSRTRARQERQSERFLARLTASGEDRPRARRRSRRHHHHPRPHQPRHSQQAPLHDSDSGDETRHHPARIPPPPPLPHSQDHAHSHHPRSQQPMTRIKTIACSCGSIPPEAAQTSYMPSSGNSAQSQADTAITCDTSCDNTSVPGPEARCPCPSSDPSDMTGEAETLVQATAQLCLAEDEEHERPGVSEGLSPMPEAFVTSKDASHCKYSKEDRQAQEESCEKAGGADRKVHKEESPGTPQRTADPNTPESGRCSSGSTSPYNSGAEDDEEVALALQAAEVAATWRARARFTDTQDLIHRLFVCISGVADQLQTNYASDLRKILKCVFLINQSPLEEPPPPPKSLHCPEENEEEEEEEEEEEKHNWSASSPVHSYGEEEEGMEGHSLEGNDSERLSVESAEDALVVIGSPERHHTATSTNSLSSPSDHYHNHHPEEYSPHSSPPLSPSSSLPLLPPLPPPPPPPLPHSSMDTAGDYDTTPPSPSLSSFPPPQYFSHRHHHPNHHLLSHLPPPTSPTDIPSLSANPEAMVSQAASPPLVCPPSVQVPAAIFNDHALMQFSEVTQASIPPNVELLPPAQVQYAESFGVIPEPFSRSAQEQQLINEGGPLGERESGRRRGPRVQEPPPWVPDQQAPRCMACGASFTMVRRRHHCRNCGKVFCAQCSQHAVPLPHYGIWKAVRVCNVCFLYYVTFTTDSTTTTTSSS